A section of the Lepus europaeus isolate LE1 chromosome 10, mLepTim1.pri, whole genome shotgun sequence genome encodes:
- the HMOX1 gene encoding heme oxygenase 1 produces the protein MERTHPDSMPQDLSEALKEATKEVHTRAENAEFMKDFQKGQVTAEGFKLVMASLYHIYVALEEEIERNKENPVYAPLYFPEELHRKAALELDMAFWYGPRWQEAIPYTPATRSYVRRLQQVGRAEPELLVAHAYTRYLGDLSGGQVLKKIAQKALDLPSSGEGVAFFTFPHIASATKFKQLYRSRMNSLEMTPSVRQRVVEEAKAAFLFNIQLFEELQELLVQDAKGQSPSQAPGLRQRAGSRTQDSTPVEPPRRKSQLSSLSQPPLLRWVLTLSFLVATVAVGLYAM, from the exons ATGGAGCGCACGCACCCCGACAG CATGCCCCAGGATTTGTCAGAGGCCCTGAAGGAGGCCACCAAGGAGGTGCACACCCGGGCGGAGAACGCCGAGTTCATGAAGGACTTTCAGAAGGGCCAGGTGACCGCCGAGGGTTTTAAG CTGGTGATGGCCTCCCTGTACCACATCTACGTGGCCCTGGAGGAGGAGATCGAGCGCAACAAGGAGAACCCGGTCTACGCCCCACTGTACTTCCCAGAGGAGCTGCACCGCAAGgctgccctggagctggacatGGCCTTCTGGTACGGGCCCCGCTGGCAGGAGGCCATCCCCTACACGCCGGCCACGCGGAGCTACGTGCGGCGGCTCCAGCAGGTGGGGCGCGCAGAGCCCGAGCTGCTGGTGGCCCACGCCTACACCCGCTACCTGGGCGACCTGTCTGGCGGCCAGGTCCTCAAGAAGATCGCCCAGAAGGCCCTggacctgcccagctccggcGAGGGCGTGGCCTTCTTCACCTTCCCCCACATCGCCAGCGCCACCAAGTTCAAGCAGCTCTACCGCTCCCGCATGAACTCCCTGGAGATGACCCCCAGCGTCAGGCAGAGGGTGGTAGAAGAGGCCAAGGCCGCCTTCCTGTTCAATATTCAG CTCTTTGAGGAGTTGCAGGAGCTGCTGGTCCAGGATGCCAAGGGCCAGAGCCCCTCGCAGGCACCAGGGCTACGCCAGCGGGCCGGCAGCAGGACCCAAGACTCCACCCCCGTGGAGCCCCCCAGAAGGAAGTCCCAGCTCagcagcctctcccagcctccgCTCCTTCGATGGGTCCTGACACTCAGCTTCCTGGTGGCAACGGTCGCCGTGGGGCTTTATGCCATGTGA
- the MCM5 gene encoding DNA replication licensing factor MCM5, whose protein sequence is MSGFDDPGVFYSDSFGGDPAADEGQARKSQLQKRFKEFLRQYRVGTDRTGFTFKYRDELKRHYNLGEYWIEVEMEDLASFDEDLADYLYKQPAEHLQLLEEAAKEVADEVTRPRPAGDEALQDIQVMLKSDASPSSVRSLKSDMMSHLVKIPGIIIAASAVRAKATRISIQCRSCRNTLNNITMRPGLEGYALPRKCNTDQAGRPSCPLDPYFIMPDKCKCVDFQTLKLQELPDAVPHGEMPRHMQLYCDRYLCDKVVPGNRVTIMGIYSIKKFGLTSSRGRDRVGVGIRSSYIRVLGIQVDTDGSGRSFAGSVSPQEEEEFRRLAALPNVYEVISKSIAPSIFGGTDMKKAIACLLFGGSRKRLPDGLTRRGDINLLMLGDPGTAKSQLLKFVEKCSPIGVYTSGKGSSAAGLTASVMRDPSSRNFIMEGGAMVLADGGVVCIDEFDKMREDDRVAIHEAMEQQTISLAKAGITTTLNSRCSVLAAANSVFGRWDETKGEDNIDFMPTILSRFDMIFIVKDEHNEERDVMLAKHVITLHVSALTQTQAVEGEIDLAKLKKFIAYCRAKCGPRLSAEAAEKLKNRYIIMRSGARQHERDSDRRSSIPITVRQLEAIVRISEALSKMKLQPFATEADVEEALRLFQVSTLDAALSGTLSGVEGFTSQEDQEMLSRIEKQLKRRFAIGSQVSEHSIVQDFIKQKYPEHAVHKVLQLMLRRGEVQHRLQRKVLYRLK, encoded by the exons ATGTCGGGCTTCGACGATCCGGGCGTCTTCTACAGCGACAGCTTCGGGGGCGACCCCGCGGCCGACGAGGGCCAGGCCCGCAAGTCACAGCTGCAGAAGCGCTTCAAGGAGTTCCTGCGGCAGTACCGGGTGGGCACCGACCGCACCGGCTTCACGTTCAAGTACAG GGATGAGCTCAAGCGCCATTACAACCTGGGCGAGTACTGGATCGAGGTGGAGATGGAGGACCTGGCCAGCTTCGACGAGGACCTGGCTGACTACTTGTACAAGCAGCCGGCCGAGCACCTGCAGCTG ctggAGGAAGCTGCCAAGGAGGTGGCCGATGAGGTGACCCGGCCCCGGCCTGCTGGTGATGAGGCGCTGCAAGACATCCAGGTGATGCTCAAGTCAGACGCCAGCCCGTCCAGCGTTCGCAGCCTGAAG TCGGACATGATGTCACACCTGGTGAAGATCCCCGGCATCATCATCGCTGCTTCAGCGGTCCGCGCCAAGGCCACCCGCATCTCCATCCAGTGCCGGAGCTGCCGCAACACCCTCAACAACATCACCATGCGGCCCGGCCTCGAGGGCTATGCCCTGCCCCGGAAGTGCAACAC GGATCAGGCTGGGCGCCCCAGTTGCCCGCTGGACCCCTACTTCATCATGCCCGACAAGTGCAAATGCGTGGACTTCCAGACCCTGAAGCTGCAGGAGCTGCCCGACGCAGTGCCGCACGGCGAGATGCCCAGACACATGCAGCTGTACTGCGACAG GTACCTGTGTGACAAAGTGGTCCCCGGGAACAGGGTCACCATCATGGGCATCTACTCCATCAAGAAGTTCGGCCTGACCTCCAGCAGGGGTCGTGACAGGGTGGGTGTGGGCATCCGCAGCTCGTACATCCGTGTCCTGGGCATCCAGGTGGACACAGATGGCTCTG gCCGCAGCTTTGCCGGCTCTGTGagcccccaggaggaggaggagttccGTCGCCTGGCTGCCCTCCCCAATGTCTACGAGGTCATCTCCAAGAGTATTGCCCCCTCCATCTTTGGGGGCACGGACATGAAGAAGGCCATCGCCTGCCTCCTGTTTGGGGGCTCCCGAAAGAG GCTCCCTGACGGACTCACACGGCGAGGCGACATCAACCTGCTGATGCTGGGGGACCCGGGGACGGCCAAGTCGCAGCTGCTGAAGTTTGTGGAGAAGTGCTCTCCCATCGGG GTGTACACATCTGGGAAGGGCAGCAGTGCCGCTGGTCTGACTGCCTCGGTGATGAGAGACCCCTCGTCCCGGAACTTCATCATGGAGGGCGGGGCCATGGTCCTGGCTGACGGTGGAGTCGTCTGCATTGACGAGTTTGACAAG ATGCGAGAGGACGACCGCGTGGCCATCCACGAAGCCATGGAGCAGCAGACCATTTCCCTCGCCAAG GCTGGGATCACCACGACCCTGAATTCCCGCTGCTCCGTCCTGGCTGCCGCCAACTCCGTGTTCGGCCGTTGGGATGAGACCAAGGGCGAAGACAACATCGACTTCATGCCCACCATCTTGTCCCGCTTTGACATGATCTTCATCGTCAAGGACGAGCACAACGAGGAGAGGGACGTG ATGCTGGCCAAGCACGTCATCACTCTGCACGTGAGTGCGCTAACGCAGACACAGGCTGTGGAGGGCGAGATCGACCTGGCCAAGCTGAAGAAGTTCATTGCCTACTGCCGCGC GAAGTGTGGCCCCCGGTTGTCGGCAGAGGCCGCAGAGAAGCTCAAGAACCGCTACATCATCATGCGCAGCGGGGCCCGTCAGCACGAGAGGGACAGTGACCGCCGCTCCAGCATCCCCATCACCGTGCG GCAGCTGGAGGCCATCGTGCGCATCTCCGAGGCCCTCAGCAAGATGAAGCTGCAGCCCTTCGCCACCGAGGCGGACGTGGAGGAGGCTCTGCGGCTCTTCCAGGTGTCCACGCTGGATGCCGCCTTGTCCGGCACCCTGTCAG GGGTGGAGGGCTTCACCAGCCAGGAGGACCAGGAGATGCTGAGCCGCATCGAGAAGCAGCTCAAGCGCCGCTTTGCCATCGGCTCCCAGGTGTCGGAGCACAGCATCGTCCAGGACTTCATCAAGCAG AAATACCCGGAGCACGCCGTGCACAAGGTGCTGCAGCTCATGCTGCGACGGGGCGAGGTCCAGCACCGCCTGCAGCGCAAGGTCCTCTACCGCCTCAAGTGA